Proteins from a single region of Gordonia hongkongensis:
- a CDS encoding nuclear transport factor 2 family protein yields the protein MTAAEQTPAYLGIDRENHPAVVAGRRSREFVESRDKQAWIDNFAADATVEDPVGPSMFDPDGVGFRGHEQISEFWDKSIGTTESIEFRFDEEIICGNEVAYIGSIVTHIAGHVSEARGVFTYRADADGKLSALRAFWEVEKTINSVRKAG from the coding sequence GTGACCGCAGCAGAGCAGACACCGGCCTACCTCGGCATCGACCGGGAGAACCATCCCGCAGTCGTGGCTGGGCGTCGTTCGCGTGAGTTCGTGGAATCCAGGGACAAACAGGCCTGGATCGACAACTTCGCGGCCGACGCCACGGTCGAGGACCCGGTCGGCCCGTCGATGTTCGACCCGGACGGCGTCGGATTCCGCGGGCATGAGCAGATCTCGGAATTCTGGGACAAATCGATCGGGACGACCGAGAGCATCGAGTTCCGCTTCGACGAGGAGATCATCTGCGGGAACGAGGTCGCCTACATCGGCAGCATCGTCACCCACATCGCCGGCCACGTCTCCGAGGCGCGCGGGGTGTTCACCTATCGCGCCGACGCCGACGGCAAGCTGTCGGCGCTGCGCGCCTTCTGGGAAGTCGAGAAGACGATCAACTCGGTGCGCAAGGCCGGATAG
- a CDS encoding OB-fold nucleic acid binding domain-containing protein: MSVTSPAAPNPVAEVPEPKSPILTAPLTNSFDYTRSLGPVLSQFALALRDGRIIGSKGSDGKVSVPPVEFDPVTGTQSAEFVEVSTVGTVTTWTWNPEPLPGQPLDTPFAWALIRLDGADTTLLHAVSADSPDDLSTGLRVHAVFGAARIGRIDDIAYFAPGEEPATAPANTADAPQGAEAGLLVIPTPVSTAITHSANEEESVYLEGLKAGKLIGTRIGSGVDAGRVYFPPRGVSPADGSPASERVELAHTGIVTTFCIVNVPFQGQRIKPPYVAAYVLLDGANIPFLHLILDCEASEVRMGMRVKAVWLPEDEWEYSIGNISHFAPTGEPDAEYETYKDHL, encoded by the coding sequence ATGAGCGTAACGTCTCCGGCCGCCCCGAATCCCGTCGCCGAGGTGCCCGAGCCGAAGTCCCCCATCCTGACCGCTCCCCTGACCAACTCCTTCGACTACACACGGTCGCTGGGCCCGGTCCTGAGCCAGTTCGCGCTCGCGTTGCGCGATGGCCGGATCATCGGGTCCAAGGGCAGCGACGGCAAGGTGTCGGTTCCCCCGGTCGAGTTCGACCCCGTCACCGGCACCCAGTCCGCCGAGTTCGTCGAGGTGTCGACCGTCGGCACGGTGACCACGTGGACGTGGAACCCCGAGCCGCTGCCGGGCCAACCGTTGGACACGCCGTTCGCGTGGGCGCTGATCCGTCTCGACGGCGCGGACACCACACTGCTGCACGCGGTTTCGGCCGACTCGCCCGACGACCTGTCGACCGGCCTGCGGGTCCACGCCGTCTTCGGCGCCGCGCGCATCGGCCGGATCGACGACATCGCGTACTTCGCCCCCGGCGAGGAACCCGCCACCGCTCCGGCCAACACCGCCGACGCCCCCCAGGGCGCGGAGGCGGGGCTGCTCGTCATCCCCACCCCGGTCAGCACCGCGATCACGCACTCGGCCAACGAGGAAGAGTCCGTGTACCTCGAAGGACTGAAGGCGGGCAAGCTGATCGGCACCCGCATCGGTTCGGGAGTCGACGCGGGGCGCGTGTACTTCCCGCCCCGCGGCGTCAGCCCCGCCGACGGTTCACCCGCATCCGAGCGCGTCGAGTTGGCCCACACCGGCATCGTCACCACGTTCTGCATCGTCAACGTGCCCTTCCAGGGACAGCGGATCAAGCCGCCCTACGTGGCGGCCTACGTGCTCCTCGACGGGGCGAACATCCCGTTCCTGCACCTGATCCTGGACTGCGAGGCCTCCGAGGTCCGGATGGGCATGCGCGTCAAGGCCGTCTGGCTCCCCGAGGACGAATGGGAGTACTCGATCGGCAACATCAGCCACTTCGCGCCCACCGGAGAGCCCGACGCCGAGTACGAGACCTATAAGGACCACCTCTGA
- a CDS encoding carboxymuconolactone decarboxylase family protein encodes MRALHRIRNYVRAMRRARRHRAELVGHLARRPLVAGGIAGMESAMLLSNRMDPKLKELAELKAAGMVSCEFCLDIGSALASGAGITQQQLRDLPRYQESTAYTDLEKLVIGYAEAMTRTPAVGDDLADLRRRLAEHLSETQIVELAMTVAWENQRARLNQSLGVRPTGMADGLACAVPERTS; translated from the coding sequence ATGAGAGCACTGCATCGAATCCGGAATTATGTACGCGCGATGCGGCGGGCTCGTCGTCATCGCGCCGAACTCGTCGGCCACCTCGCTCGTCGGCCGCTGGTGGCGGGCGGGATCGCCGGGATGGAGAGCGCGATGCTGCTGTCCAACCGGATGGACCCGAAACTCAAAGAACTGGCCGAACTCAAGGCCGCCGGGATGGTCAGTTGCGAGTTCTGCCTCGACATCGGCTCCGCGCTGGCGTCGGGCGCCGGGATCACCCAGCAGCAACTCCGCGATCTGCCGCGCTACCAGGAGTCGACGGCCTACACCGATCTGGAGAAACTCGTGATCGGCTACGCCGAGGCGATGACCCGTACGCCGGCTGTCGGCGACGATCTCGCGGACCTGCGCCGCCGGTTGGCCGAACACCTGTCGGAGACGCAGATCGTCGAACTCGCGATGACCGTGGCCTGGGAGAATCAGCGGGCGCGTCTCAACCAGTCGCTGGGTGTGCGACCCACGGGAATGGCCGACGGCCTCGCCTGCGCTGTCCCCGAACGCACTTCGTAG
- a CDS encoding cytochrome P450: MTQAQSAPIGSEPTPADSARTSPSDVVAKCPFMEQEGWDFTNPDLLEQGIPVKEFAQLRKTAPVWWNAQAPGKGGGFHDGGYWVISKHAHVREISKNNEDWETNANGVIMRFEDDMTADQIEITKALLINHDPPEHTRLRKLVSKLFTPRAVHSLEEKLDDAAREIVTRAAEKGSGDFVKDVAVDLPLLAIADLLGVPEVDREKLFDWSNSMMNADDPDYTTDPQQANAEILGYGYTMAEEKRKNPGEDIVTTLVNADIDGQSLDETEFGFFFILLTVAGNETTRNAISHGMNAFLDNPDQWELFKKERPATAVDEIVRWATPVNCFQRTAKRDTQIGGVDIAKGERVGMFYGSANYDEDVFDDPFSFNIMRDPNPHVGFGGNGAHFCVGANLARMEINLMFNALADMVPDITKLDAPRRLRHGWINGVKELRVDYGTK, from the coding sequence GTGACCCAGGCCCAGAGCGCCCCGATCGGCAGCGAGCCGACCCCGGCGGATTCTGCGCGCACGAGCCCTTCCGACGTAGTCGCGAAGTGCCCGTTCATGGAGCAGGAGGGGTGGGATTTCACCAACCCCGATCTGCTCGAGCAGGGAATCCCCGTGAAGGAGTTCGCGCAACTGCGCAAGACCGCGCCGGTCTGGTGGAATGCCCAGGCGCCCGGCAAGGGCGGTGGTTTCCACGACGGCGGGTACTGGGTGATCTCCAAGCACGCCCATGTGCGCGAGATCTCCAAGAACAACGAGGACTGGGAAACCAACGCCAACGGCGTCATCATGCGTTTCGAAGACGACATGACCGCCGATCAGATCGAGATCACCAAGGCATTGCTGATCAACCACGATCCGCCGGAGCACACCCGCCTGCGCAAGCTGGTCTCCAAGTTGTTCACGCCGCGCGCCGTGCATTCACTCGAGGAGAAGCTCGACGACGCCGCGCGCGAGATCGTGACGCGGGCCGCGGAGAAGGGCAGTGGCGACTTCGTCAAGGACGTCGCCGTCGACCTGCCGCTGCTGGCCATCGCCGACCTCCTCGGCGTGCCGGAGGTGGATCGGGAGAAGCTGTTCGACTGGTCGAACTCGATGATGAACGCCGACGACCCGGACTACACCACGGACCCGCAGCAGGCCAATGCCGAGATTCTCGGCTACGGCTACACGATGGCCGAGGAGAAGCGCAAGAACCCCGGTGAGGACATCGTCACCACGCTGGTGAACGCCGACATCGACGGGCAGTCGCTCGACGAGACCGAGTTCGGGTTCTTCTTCATCCTGCTGACCGTCGCCGGCAACGAGACCACCCGCAACGCCATCAGCCACGGGATGAATGCCTTCCTGGACAACCCCGATCAGTGGGAACTGTTCAAGAAGGAGCGCCCGGCGACCGCGGTCGACGAGATCGTGCGGTGGGCGACCCCGGTCAACTGCTTCCAGCGGACGGCCAAGCGCGACACGCAGATCGGCGGCGTCGACATCGCCAAGGGTGAGCGCGTCGGCATGTTCTACGGTTCGGCGAACTACGACGAGGACGTCTTCGACGATCCGTTCTCGTTCAACATCATGCGCGATCCCAACCCGCACGTCGGGTTCGGCGGCAACGGTGCGCACTTCTGCGTCGGCGCGAACCTCGCGCGGATGGAGATCAACCTGATGTTCAACGCGCTCGCCGACATGGTGCCCGACATCACCAAGCTCGACGCACCGCGCCGCCTGCGCCACGGCTGGATCAACGGCGTCAAGGAACTCCGCGTCGACTACGGCACCAAGTGA
- a CDS encoding RNA polymerase sigma factor codes for MYREHVAGVWRYVRTRVPGAADADDVTAEVFVKAMRSWDRFDDRRGSVGAWLIGIARHVVADWWVRRSREVPVAEVDVGDAGASGYDGDPETAMLRAAAADDVRSRLWVLTAREREAVTLRFATELTSEEIGAAMGISATAARMLVYRGVAKLREVMPR; via the coding sequence GTGTACCGCGAACACGTTGCGGGGGTCTGGCGCTACGTGCGGACCCGTGTGCCCGGGGCCGCCGACGCCGACGACGTGACCGCGGAGGTCTTCGTGAAGGCGATGCGCTCGTGGGACCGGTTCGACGACCGGCGCGGCAGCGTCGGCGCCTGGCTGATCGGGATCGCGCGGCATGTCGTCGCGGACTGGTGGGTCCGGCGATCCCGCGAGGTGCCGGTCGCCGAGGTCGACGTCGGCGACGCCGGGGCGTCTGGGTACGACGGCGATCCCGAGACCGCGATGCTGCGGGCCGCCGCGGCCGACGACGTGCGCAGCCGGTTGTGGGTTCTGACGGCGCGCGAACGAGAAGCCGTGACCCTCCGATTCGCCACCGAACTCACCTCCGAGGAGATCGGCGCGGCGATGGGGATCTCGGCGACGGCCGCGCGGATGCTCGTCTATCGCGGGGTGGCGAAATTGAGGGAGGTGATGCCGAGGTGA
- a CDS encoding thiolase domain-containing protein has translation MGHNNRAAVLGTGQTRYVAKRSDVTMAGMVREAIDAALIDSKVSLDDIDAIVIGKAPDLFEGSMMPELAMAEAIGAVGKRLIRVHTAGSVGGSTANVAASLVFAGVHKRVLAVAWEKQSESNAMWALSIPVPFTKPVGAGAGGFFAPHVRAYIRQSGAPEHIGAMVAAKDRRNGALNPLAHLHQPDQTVEKVMSSQMLWDPIRYDETCPSSDGACAVVIGSEDVADAAIAAGDPVAWIHATAMRTEPLSYAHRNVVSPQAGRDAAAALWKAGGISNPLEEIDAAEIYVPFSWFEPMWLENLGFVAEGEGWRLTESGDTEIGGRIPLNASGGVLSSNPIGASGMIRFAEAAIQVMGKAGDHQVPDARKALGHAYGGGSQYFSMWLVGADKPLH, from the coding sequence ATGGGACACAACAATCGTGCCGCGGTGCTGGGCACCGGGCAGACACGGTACGTCGCGAAGCGGTCCGACGTCACGATGGCGGGCATGGTCCGCGAGGCCATCGACGCCGCGCTGATCGACTCCAAGGTCTCGCTCGACGACATCGACGCGATCGTCATCGGCAAGGCCCCGGACCTCTTCGAGGGGTCGATGATGCCGGAGCTCGCGATGGCCGAGGCCATCGGCGCGGTCGGCAAACGCCTAATCCGCGTACACACCGCGGGTTCGGTCGGCGGTTCGACGGCCAATGTGGCCGCGTCGCTGGTCTTTGCGGGCGTGCACAAGCGGGTCCTGGCCGTCGCCTGGGAGAAGCAGTCCGAGTCCAACGCGATGTGGGCCCTGTCGATCCCGGTGCCGTTCACCAAGCCGGTGGGCGCCGGCGCGGGTGGCTTCTTCGCCCCGCACGTCCGCGCCTACATCCGGCAGTCCGGCGCGCCCGAGCACATCGGGGCGATGGTCGCCGCCAAGGATCGCCGTAACGGCGCGCTGAATCCGCTTGCGCACCTGCACCAACCGGATCAGACGGTCGAGAAGGTCATGAGCTCGCAGATGCTCTGGGACCCGATCCGTTACGACGAGACCTGCCCGTCATCGGACGGGGCCTGCGCGGTCGTCATCGGCAGCGAGGATGTCGCCGATGCCGCGATCGCCGCAGGCGATCCGGTGGCGTGGATCCATGCCACCGCGATGCGCACCGAGCCGCTGTCCTACGCGCACCGCAACGTCGTCAGCCCGCAGGCCGGTCGCGATGCCGCGGCCGCGTTGTGGAAGGCCGGCGGCATCAGCAACCCGCTGGAGGAGATCGACGCCGCCGAGATCTACGTGCCCTTCTCCTGGTTCGAGCCGATGTGGCTGGAGAACCTGGGATTCGTGGCCGAGGGCGAGGGGTGGAGGCTCACCGAATCCGGCGACACCGAGATCGGCGGGCGCATCCCGCTCAACGCGTCCGGCGGTGTGTTGTCGTCGAACCCGATCGGGGCGTCGGGCATGATCCGGTTCGCCGAGGCCGCCATCCAGGTCATGGGCAAGGCCGGCGACCATCAGGTCCCGGACGCCCGGAAGGCACTGGGCCACGCCTATGGCGGTGGCTCGCAGTACTTCTCGATGTGGCTCGTCGGCGCCGACAAGCCCCTGCACTGA
- a CDS encoding thiolase domain-containing protein, whose protein sequence is MTLPPIAIIGFAHSPNIAGSHGTTNGVEMLIPCFDKLYAELGIARTDIEFWCSGSSDYLAGRAFSFISAIDSIGAMPPINESHVEMDGAWALYEAWVKIATGEVDLALAYGFGKATAGNADQTLTLQTDPYTVAPLHPDARSLGALQARAGLDAGVWTEADMAAVGARTFGGSVDELLGREYVANPLRQHDIAPYTDAAAAVVIASERKARELVANPAFVTGWDHRIDTPNFGARDLTVSPSTKLAGDTAFGDRSRAVDVAEINASYTHQEIIVRNALGLPDSVRINPSGGSLAGNSLFSAGLQRIGYAANEILGGNAGTAVAHASSGPLLQQNMVVTLSAQNNEGA, encoded by the coding sequence ATGACACTGCCACCGATCGCGATCATCGGCTTCGCGCACAGCCCGAACATCGCCGGCTCCCACGGCACCACCAACGGCGTCGAGATGCTGATCCCCTGCTTCGACAAGCTCTACGCCGAACTCGGCATCGCCCGCACCGACATCGAGTTCTGGTGCAGCGGTTCCTCCGATTACCTTGCCGGACGGGCATTCTCGTTCATCTCCGCGATCGACTCGATCGGTGCGATGCCGCCGATCAACGAGTCCCACGTCGAGATGGACGGCGCCTGGGCGCTGTACGAGGCGTGGGTGAAGATCGCGACGGGCGAGGTCGATCTCGCCCTCGCCTACGGATTCGGCAAGGCCACCGCGGGCAACGCCGACCAGACGCTCACCCTGCAGACCGATCCGTACACCGTCGCCCCGCTGCATCCGGATGCCCGGTCGCTCGGCGCCCTGCAGGCTCGCGCCGGCCTCGACGCGGGCGTGTGGACCGAGGCCGACATGGCCGCGGTCGGTGCTCGGACCTTCGGCGGTTCCGTCGACGAGCTGCTCGGTCGTGAGTACGTCGCGAACCCGCTGCGACAGCACGACATCGCGCCGTACACCGATGCCGCCGCAGCGGTCGTCATCGCCAGCGAGCGCAAGGCCCGCGAGCTGGTGGCCAACCCTGCCTTCGTCACCGGGTGGGATCACCGCATCGACACACCCAACTTCGGGGCACGCGATCTCACCGTCTCACCGTCGACGAAGCTGGCCGGCGACACCGCCTTCGGCGACCGCAGCCGCGCGGTCGACGTCGCCGAGATCAACGCGTCGTACACGCACCAGGAGATCATCGTCCGCAACGCGCTCGGACTCCCCGACTCGGTGCGCATCAATCCGTCCGGCGGTTCGCTGGCCGGCAACTCGCTGTTCTCCGCAGGTCTCCAGCGGATCGGGTACGCGGCCAACGAGATCCTCGGCGGCAACGCCGGCACCGCGGTCGCCCACGCCTCGAGCGGCCCGCTGCTGCAACAGAACATGGTGGTCACCCTGAGTGCCCAGAACAACGAGGGGGCCTGA